Below is a genomic region from Nitrospira sp..
TCTCCGTCACAATCGGACTGGGATAAATTCGTTGTTCCGTCAACAAAGCAATCGTTTCTTCCGCAATGCGCCTCTGCTCGGGTGTATCGTAGAAGATCGCGGACCGGTATTGAGTTCCAACATCATGCCCCTGGCGATTCAATGTTGTGGGGTCATGGATGACGAAAAACACCTGCAGCAATGTCCGATAGTCAACCACCTGCGGGTCGAATGCTATCCTTACGGCCTCGGCGTGCCCCGTCTGCCCTCCGCAGACCGCCTCATAGGCCGGATTGTCCGTCGTGCCTCCGATATATCCCGAGTCGACGGAATGCACTCCGTGGAGCTGATCGTACACGGCTTCGAGACACCAGAAGCATCCGCCAGCCAAAATGGCAATTTCGTGTTGCAACTGTTCTCCTCGGCTGAATACGGAGATCGCCCAGCTCGTATCACGTATATCATGGAACTCGACCGTAACTCGAGCCCGCTAAGTTGCGTCGGCCTAATTGCAGCTGACTGTGTCCCATTCATACGATACCTCTAGAACAGCAGAACTATTGAAGAGTCAGATGAGCGATGATCTGCTTCAGCTTCACCCGCTCCTCCGGTTGTATGGAAGTGAACTGAACGCCAAACGACTTTCCTTTTACCCAGCGGACCTGTGCTTCATCGATGCGAAGGGGCCAATTCAGATCCGGCACATGGATTCTGCACTCGAACGTCGCGCCGAGGACGACCACCTGTTCGCTTTCGATTCGGCAACCTCCGTCCGAGAGATCCGATGTCTTACCCTGTCCTTCGCGTTGCCCGCCGGAGAAGGTACTTCGAAACTGCGCAGTAAACCGTGGGTGTGTTCGCTTGTCGATAGGTTCACTTTCTTTAACTGATTGCAGTCTTAAGGCCATGATGCTCCTTGGCTGAAGATTCTACATATGACCGATAAAAACGGCGAGCCTTGACGCCGTGACGAGAC
It encodes:
- the msrA gene encoding peptide-methionine (S)-S-oxide reductase MsrA — translated: MQHEIAILAGGCFWCLEAVYDQLHGVHSVDSGYIGGTTDNPAYEAVCGGQTGHAEAVRIAFDPQVVDYRTLLQVFFVIHDPTTLNRQGHDVGTQYRSAIFYDTPEQRRIAEETIALLTEQRIYPSPIVTEIVPSGKWFEAEPYHQEYFARNPFQGYCTAVVGPKVAKFRKQFAAQLKL
- a CDS encoding PilZ domain-containing protein, with product MALRLQSVKESEPIDKRTHPRFTAQFRSTFSGGQREGQGKTSDLSDGGCRIESEQVVVLGATFECRIHVPDLNWPLRIDEAQVRWVKGKSFGVQFTSIQPEERVKLKQIIAHLTLQ